A single region of the Pontibacter kalidii genome encodes:
- a CDS encoding Y-family DNA polymerase codes for MTSLYALVDCNNFYASCERVFNPTLNGRPVVVLSNNDGCVIARSTEAKELGIPMGQPFFQIRNLVESGQVHAFSSNYALYGDMSERVMQTLAQFTPNVEVYSIDECFLDLGDFYSINLQAYAREIKRTVWRWTGIPVSLGVAPTKSLAKVANKLAKKSEKANGVLVLTDPHHIRKALQATKVEDVWGIGGRYARFLRKRNVLTAYDFTNLSESWVRQHMTVVGVRLLKELRGEPCLELEEAPPPKKGICTSRSFGKRVNSLDEMQEATATYAARCARKLRQQKSCAQLVTVFVTTNTFSEHDRQYYNSKTVCMPVATNSDMELIHYAGIALKAIYRDGYFYKKCGVIVTGIIPENQVQLALLDTVDRQKHAKLMEVVDGLTDRFGRSKVRVATQGTDNTWKLKSEYKSPCYTTKIGELQQVWVR; via the coding sequence ATGACCAGCCTTTATGCCCTGGTGGACTGCAACAACTTCTACGCCAGCTGCGAGCGGGTATTTAACCCTACCCTGAACGGCAGGCCCGTGGTGGTGCTCAGCAACAACGACGGCTGTGTGATAGCCCGCAGCACGGAGGCCAAGGAGCTAGGCATACCTATGGGCCAGCCCTTCTTCCAGATTCGGAACCTGGTAGAGAGCGGGCAGGTGCATGCTTTCTCCTCCAACTATGCCCTTTACGGCGATATGTCGGAACGCGTGATGCAGACGCTGGCGCAGTTTACCCCAAACGTGGAAGTATACTCGATAGACGAGTGCTTCCTAGACCTGGGCGATTTTTATAGTATAAACCTGCAGGCCTACGCCAGGGAGATAAAACGCACCGTGTGGCGCTGGACAGGTATCCCCGTAAGTCTGGGCGTGGCGCCTACCAAGTCGCTGGCCAAGGTGGCCAACAAGCTAGCCAAGAAATCTGAAAAAGCCAACGGCGTGCTGGTGCTCACCGATCCGCACCATATCCGGAAGGCGCTGCAGGCCACAAAGGTGGAGGATGTGTGGGGCATCGGCGGGCGGTACGCCAGGTTCCTCAGGAAGCGAAACGTACTTACGGCGTACGATTTCACTAATCTTTCGGAGAGTTGGGTAAGGCAGCACATGACGGTGGTGGGCGTGCGGCTGCTGAAGGAGCTTCGGGGTGAGCCGTGCCTGGAGCTGGAGGAGGCACCGCCGCCCAAAAAAGGCATCTGCACCTCCAGGAGCTTCGGAAAACGAGTGAACAGCCTTGATGAGATGCAGGAGGCTACCGCCACCTATGCCGCCCGCTGCGCCCGCAAGCTGCGCCAGCAAAAGAGCTGTGCCCAGTTGGTCACAGTGTTTGTTACCACCAACACGTTCTCCGAGCATGACCGGCAGTACTACAACAGCAAAACGGTGTGCATGCCCGTAGCCACCAATTCCGACATGGAGCTGATCCACTATGCCGGCATCGCCCTGAAGGCCATTTACCGCGACGGCTACTTCTACAAAAAGTGCGGGGTTATTGTAACCGGGATCATCCCCGAGAACCAGGTCCAGCTCGCCCTGCTGGACACCGTGGACCGCCAGAAACACGCAAAGCTGATGGAGGTGGTAGACGGGCTTACCGACAGGTTCGGGCGCAGCAAAGTACGGGTAGCCACACAAGGCACAGACAACACCTGGAAACTAAAGAGCGAGTATAAATCGCCCTGCTATACTACTAAGATTGGGGAGCTGCAGCAGGTATGGGTGCGATAG
- a CDS encoding LexA family protein, protein MELPLYATYIAAGFPSPADDHLEDRIDLGKYLVQNPTSTYMMRVKGSSMVDANIHEGDILVIDKSLRPADGLPVVCFLDGEFTVKTFRMIDKKAFLMPANPDFKPIEVTEDMDMRVWGVVVWVLHKPQKL, encoded by the coding sequence TTGGAACTACCGCTCTATGCCACCTACATCGCGGCCGGCTTTCCCTCCCCCGCCGATGACCACCTGGAGGACCGCATCGACCTGGGCAAGTACCTGGTACAGAACCCTACCTCTACTTATATGATGCGGGTAAAGGGCTCCTCGATGGTGGATGCGAACATACACGAGGGCGACATCCTGGTGATCGACAAATCGCTGCGGCCTGCCGACGGGCTGCCGGTGGTCTGCTTCCTGGACGGTGAGTTTACCGTGAAGACCTTCCGGATGATAGATAAGAAAGCCTTTCTGATGCCAGCCAACCCAGATTTTAAGCCGATAGAAGTAACCGAGGACATGGACATGCGCGTGTGGGGGGTGGTGGTGTGGGTCCTGCATAAGCCCCAAAAACTATGA